From a region of the Synechococcus sp. RS9916 genome:
- a CDS encoding DMT family transporter, translating into MVSIRLGLLMVLPFALWGTAMAAMAPLLATGGPELVAALRLLPAGLVLLLALPALGASWRIAPQDRLWFVVFTLVDATLFQFCLARGLQETGAGLGSVLIDSQPLMVALLARSLFAEAINPVGWFGLVLGLAGIVCLGVPPDLLRHWWLFGDAVSLSGLWEGGTAWMLAAAVAMALGTVFSRYACSASHPVTVTGWHMLLGGLPLLLWHGLDPAYALVPPWGPSQWVLMAYASLLGSALAYGLFFWFANRQELTAFSTLGFLTPVFALASGGLWLQERLEPLQWVGVVLVLLSVVLVSQRRRWWEPDPVVVLDAAEGSGG; encoded by the coding sequence ATCGTGTCGATCCGCCTCGGGCTGCTGATGGTGCTGCCCTTTGCGTTGTGGGGAACGGCGATGGCAGCGATGGCCCCTCTGTTGGCCACGGGTGGGCCGGAGTTGGTGGCAGCGCTGCGACTGCTGCCGGCTGGGCTGGTGCTCCTTCTGGCCCTCCCGGCTCTGGGTGCGTCCTGGCGGATCGCTCCGCAGGACCGTCTCTGGTTTGTGGTGTTCACCCTGGTCGACGCCACCCTGTTTCAGTTCTGTCTGGCCAGGGGGTTGCAGGAGACCGGTGCTGGTCTCGGTTCGGTGTTGATCGATTCCCAGCCGCTGATGGTGGCGCTCCTCGCCCGCAGCCTGTTCGCCGAGGCGATCAATCCCGTCGGCTGGTTTGGCTTGGTGCTGGGGCTCGCGGGCATCGTGTGCCTGGGGGTGCCCCCGGATTTGCTGCGCCATTGGTGGCTGTTTGGTGATGCGGTGTCGCTCTCCGGTCTCTGGGAAGGGGGCACCGCATGGATGCTGGCTGCGGCGGTGGCCATGGCTTTGGGCACGGTGTTCAGTCGCTACGCCTGCAGCGCCAGCCATCCCGTCACCGTGACGGGATGGCACATGCTTCTCGGGGGTCTGCCGTTGCTGCTTTGGCATGGCTTGGATCCGGCCTATGCCCTCGTGCCGCCTTGGGGGCCTTCGCAGTGGGTGCTGATGGCCTACGCCAGCCTGCTGGGCAGCGCCCTTGCCTATGGCCTGTTTTTTTGGTTCGCCAATCGCCAGGAGTTGACGGCGTTCTCCACCCTGGGCTTCCTCACACCAGTATTTGCGCTGGCCTCTGGAGGGCTGTGGTTGCAGGAACGTCTGGAACCCCTCCAGTGGGTGGGGGTGGTGCTGGTGCTGTTGTCTGTGGTGTTGGTCAGTCAGCGACGTCGCTGGTGGGAACCTGACCCGGTCGTGGTGCTCGATGCTGCGGAGGGGTCCGGAGGATGA
- the sppA gene encoding signal peptide peptidase SppA — translation MVWPWRRKSRRRMARIAIEGAIASGTRKRVLKALREVEQREFPALLLRIDSPGGTVGDSQEIHAALLRLREKGCHVVASFGNISASGGVYIGVAAEKIVSNPGCITGSIGVILRGNNLSKLLERVGIRFETVKSGAYKDILSPDRALSADERELLQALIDSSYAQFVDAVAEGRGLSPDTVRKFADGRVFSGAQGKELGLVDELGDEERARALAAELADLDEDCKPITLGKPKKKLLASLPGSSVVARLAEMLETELSHSGQALWLYRP, via the coding sequence ATGGTTTGGCCCTGGCGCCGCAAATCCCGTCGACGCATGGCACGCATTGCCATCGAGGGGGCGATTGCGTCGGGGACCCGCAAGCGGGTGTTGAAGGCTCTGCGCGAAGTGGAGCAGCGGGAATTTCCTGCCCTGTTGCTGCGCATCGACAGCCCCGGCGGCACCGTGGGTGACAGTCAGGAAATCCACGCAGCCCTGCTGCGCCTGCGGGAGAAGGGCTGCCATGTGGTGGCCAGCTTCGGCAATATCTCCGCCTCCGGTGGGGTCTACATCGGGGTCGCGGCCGAAAAGATCGTGTCGAACCCGGGCTGCATCACCGGCTCGATCGGCGTGATCTTGCGGGGAAACAACCTCTCCAAACTGCTGGAGCGGGTTGGGATTCGCTTTGAAACCGTCAAGAGCGGTGCCTACAAAGACATCCTGTCCCCCGACCGGGCCCTCAGTGCAGACGAGAGGGAACTGCTGCAGGCCCTGATCGACAGCAGCTACGCCCAGTTCGTGGATGCCGTGGCCGAAGGCCGTGGACTGAGCCCGGACACGGTGCGCAAGTTTGCCGATGGCAGGGTGTTCAGCGGTGCCCAGGGCAAAGAGCTGGGTCTGGTGGACGAACTGGGCGACGAAGAACGGGCCCGCGCCCTCGCGGCCGAACTGGCAGACCTGGATGAGGACTGCAAACCGATCACCCTCGGCAAACCCAAGAAAAAATTGCTGGCCAGCCTGCCGGGTAGTTCCGTTGTCGCGCGCCTGGCGGAGATGCTGGAGACCGAGCTATCCCATAGCGGCCAGGCACTCTGGCTGTATCGCCCATGA
- the aroH gene encoding chorismate mutase, with protein sequence MTRPSLADGLALRGLRGATTCDTNSVDSIEAAVDALVTCLVERNGLQADRIVSVTFSVTADLDACFPAAIARRQPGWDQVALLDCQQMAVQGDLARCIRLLAHVWLPAEQNPCHAYLGEASRLRPDRSGHN encoded by the coding sequence ATGACCCGTCCTTCCCTTGCCGACGGCCTGGCTCTTCGGGGCCTCAGGGGAGCAACCACCTGTGACACCAACAGCGTGGACTCCATCGAGGCGGCCGTCGACGCCTTGGTCACCTGCCTGGTGGAGCGCAATGGCCTGCAAGCCGACCGGATTGTGTCCGTGACCTTCTCGGTCACCGCTGACCTGGATGCTTGTTTTCCGGCAGCCATCGCCCGCCGGCAACCGGGCTGGGATCAGGTGGCACTGCTCGATTGCCAGCAGATGGCGGTCCAGGGAGATCTGGCCCGCTGCATTCGGCTTCTGGCGCATGTCTGGCTACCAGCTGAGCAAAACCCTTGCCACGCCTACCTTGGCGAGGCAAGTCGCCTAAGACCAGACAGATCCGGTCACAACTGA
- a CDS encoding DUF2808 domain-containing protein, translating to MTDSNPIVPGRLLRRIGLAGGIATAGLLAAAPLLDSIRPAAVQAQGTPSLLEFRWENSKDYKKLYYFQSSTVPRDRAEYFLMLKPKDRKSAILKLSITVPEYFNAKIKPSRVSLCRMQLGGMLARSRCKETLPAVIEVNETQTAIEVFPEAPIPTGGTYAVVMKIFNPSNSGMFQFNALAQAPGDVPVAGYLGSWLIDIEQ from the coding sequence ATGACTGACAGCAACCCCATCGTTCCTGGAAGGCTTCTGCGCCGGATCGGCCTTGCAGGCGGGATCGCAACGGCCGGGCTTCTGGCAGCAGCCCCATTGCTGGACAGCATCCGCCCGGCTGCCGTGCAGGCCCAGGGCACCCCCTCCCTTCTGGAGTTCCGTTGGGAAAACAGCAAGGACTACAAGAAGCTGTATTACTTCCAAAGCAGCACGGTGCCAAGGGATCGGGCTGAATACTTCCTGATGCTCAAACCGAAGGACCGCAAGAGCGCGATCCTCAAGCTCAGCATCACGGTGCCCGAATACTTCAACGCCAAGATCAAGCCCAGCCGCGTCAGCCTCTGCAGGATGCAATTGGGCGGCATGTTGGCCCGCAGCCGCTGCAAAGAGACCTTGCCAGCCGTGATCGAGGTGAATGAGACCCAGACCGCCATTGAGGTTTTTCCCGAGGCACCGATTCCCACCGGCGGCACTTACGCGGTGGTGATGAAGATCTTCAACCCCAGCAACAGCGGCATGTTCCAGTTCAACGCCTTGGCGCAGGCACCTGGCGATGTCCCCGTGGCGGGCTACCTGGGCAGCTGGCTGATCGACATCGAACAGTAG
- the rpmH gene encoding 50S ribosomal protein L34 — MTKRTLGGTSRKRKRVSGFRVRMRSHTGRRVIRTRRKRGRARLSA, encoded by the coding sequence ATGACGAAACGAACCCTGGGTGGTACTAGCCGTAAGCGCAAGCGCGTTTCTGGTTTCCGTGTGCGCATGCGCAGCCACACCGGTCGTCGCGTGATCCGCACCCGTCGCAAGCGCGGCCGCGCACGCCTCTCAGCCTGA
- a CDS encoding ribonuclease P protein component, with protein MVLPAPMRLRGHRCFDWLHRKGRRHHGTHMVLRIADAKPQYLRAEVAAAESHAPQSQRCRCAVVISGKVSKRSVVRNRLRRQLHDHLRSRLEEPTTLDHHWLLLSLKPGASEAGAPLLEECDRLLKDAGLLS; from the coding sequence ATGGTCCTGCCGGCACCAATGCGTCTGCGGGGCCATCGTTGTTTTGATTGGTTGCATCGCAAAGGGCGACGACACCATGGGACGCACATGGTGCTGCGCATCGCCGACGCGAAACCCCAGTATTTGAGAGCCGAGGTCGCGGCAGCCGAGTCACATGCGCCTCAGTCACAACGGTGTCGCTGTGCTGTGGTGATCAGCGGCAAGGTCAGCAAGCGCTCGGTGGTGCGCAACAGGCTCCGCCGCCAGTTGCATGACCACTTGCGCTCGCGCCTGGAGGAGCCGACAACCCTTGACCACCATTGGCTTCTCCTCAGCCTGAAGCCTGGGGCCAGCGAGGCGGGGGCTCCATTGCTGGAAGAATGCGACAGATTGCTTAAGGACGCGGGATTGTTGTCATGA
- a CDS encoding PH domain-containing protein, with the protein MTTTMQEDTFYEGGPAKGDLIFNLLLGLTLIGIPFAVGAIVRALWLRFQITSRRISVSGGWMGKDRSQVVYSQIREVRCVPRGFGAWGDMVLVLSDGARLEMRSVPNFRAAETYILERIEAKRASSTAVDTKGFAA; encoded by the coding sequence ATGACCACCACCATGCAGGAAGACACCTTTTACGAAGGTGGGCCAGCCAAGGGCGATCTGATCTTCAATTTGCTGCTGGGACTGACGTTGATCGGCATTCCCTTTGCCGTCGGCGCCATCGTTCGGGCCCTTTGGCTGCGGTTCCAGATCACCAGCCGACGCATCTCCGTTAGCGGCGGCTGGATGGGAAAAGACCGCAGTCAGGTGGTGTACAGCCAGATTCGCGAGGTGCGCTGCGTGCCCCGCGGCTTCGGAGCCTGGGGAGACATGGTGCTGGTTCTCAGCGATGGTGCCCGTCTTGAGATGCGATCGGTGCCGAACTTCCGTGCTGCCGAGACCTATATCCTCGAGCGGATCGAAGCCAAACGTGCATCCAGCACCGCGGTTGACACCAAAGGGTTTGCGGCCTGA
- the yidC gene encoding membrane protein insertase YidC: MIGYISDNLLIPILDFFYGLVPSYGLAIVALTVVIRLALFPLSAGSIRSARRMRIAQPVMQKRQAEIKSRFANNPQKQQEELQKLMKEFGSPLAGCLPLLVQMPILFALFATLRGSPFADVPYTLNMKVLPAEQIAAVEPKPFNSASHSIFITETNHVPVIASLPGGTKLGAGESAKIQLQTKSGEAFSQVLTSVDDGQKFMPNWTVTKGDDVVSVAEDGTITAIAPGDATVEGKIPGLAARSGFLFIKALGQVGFYSDGAINWDIAILVGAFGVSLFASQLLSGMGMPANPQQATANKITPVMITGMFLFFPLPAGVLLYMVIANIFQAGQTFLLTREALPDNLQAILNDQMKQQATATAGTGAQGGSRLPFEPRGGNK; this comes from the coding sequence GTGATCGGATACATCTCCGACAACCTGCTGATTCCAATCCTGGATTTCTTCTATGGATTGGTGCCGAGCTACGGCTTGGCGATCGTGGCGCTCACCGTTGTGATCCGCTTGGCGCTGTTCCCTCTCAGCGCCGGTTCGATCCGTAGTGCGCGCCGGATGCGCATCGCTCAACCCGTGATGCAGAAGCGGCAGGCGGAGATCAAGTCGCGGTTCGCCAACAACCCCCAGAAACAGCAGGAAGAGCTGCAAAAGCTGATGAAGGAGTTCGGCAGCCCCTTGGCGGGTTGTCTGCCCCTGTTGGTGCAGATGCCGATCCTGTTCGCCCTGTTCGCAACCCTGCGGGGATCACCGTTCGCGGACGTGCCCTACACGCTCAACATGAAGGTGCTGCCCGCTGAGCAGATCGCCGCGGTTGAGCCCAAGCCGTTCAACAGTGCAAGCCATTCCATCTTCATCACCGAAACCAACCATGTTCCGGTGATCGCCAGCCTTCCCGGCGGCACCAAACTCGGTGCAGGGGAGAGCGCCAAAATCCAGCTCCAGACCAAGAGTGGTGAAGCCTTCAGCCAGGTTCTGACCAGCGTTGACGACGGTCAGAAATTCATGCCGAACTGGACGGTGACCAAGGGTGACGATGTCGTGTCCGTCGCCGAAGACGGCACGATCACAGCCATTGCACCGGGTGATGCCACGGTTGAAGGCAAGATCCCTGGCCTCGCGGCCCGCAGTGGCTTCCTGTTCATCAAAGCCCTGGGTCAGGTGGGCTTCTACAGCGATGGAGCCATCAACTGGGATATCGCGATCCTGGTGGGTGCATTCGGCGTAAGCCTGTTTGCGTCCCAGCTGCTGTCCGGCATGGGAATGCCGGCCAACCCTCAGCAGGCCACCGCCAACAAGATCACCCCCGTGATGATCACCGGCATGTTCCTGTTCTTCCCTTTGCCGGCGGGCGTTCTGCTCTACATGGTGATCGCCAATATTTTCCAGGCTGGACAGACCTTCCTGCTCACCCGGGAAGCCCTGCCCGACAACCTCCAGGCGATTCTGAATGACCAGATGAAGCAGCAGGCGACGGCAACAGCTGGCACCGGTGCTCAGGGCGGATCCCGACTGCCCTTCGAACCCCGAGGCGGCAACAAGTGA
- a CDS encoding DUF177 domain-containing protein, with protein sequence MIPGLEPVPLRDLQALGAPRVWEVEGMLEDLESLTPVRGELQAEHRGNVLEVSGELQTIVSLCCDRCLGQFNQSLKVKTEELIWLGDDQSSDAMAEAGFDPDSPDGLIESMDPRSSFEPERWAFEHLSLQRSVVNRCGNDCPGPPQPENTGAAMPSAPIDPRWQALQQLRESSNNA encoded by the coding sequence GTGATCCCTGGGCTTGAGCCCGTTCCGCTGCGTGACCTCCAGGCTCTTGGTGCGCCAAGGGTCTGGGAGGTGGAGGGCATGCTCGAGGATCTCGAATCGCTCACCCCGGTGCGCGGCGAGCTTCAGGCAGAACACCGTGGCAACGTGCTCGAGGTGAGCGGAGAGCTGCAAACGATCGTCAGCCTCTGCTGCGACCGCTGCCTGGGCCAGTTCAATCAGAGCCTCAAGGTGAAAACAGAGGAACTGATCTGGTTGGGAGATGACCAATCCAGCGACGCCATGGCGGAAGCCGGCTTCGATCCCGACAGCCCCGATGGTCTGATCGAAAGCATGGATCCACGCAGCAGCTTCGAACCCGAGCGCTGGGCCTTCGAACACTTGAGCCTGCAGCGTTCTGTGGTCAATCGTTGCGGCAACGACTGCCCTGGTCCTCCCCAGCCCGAGAACACAGGCGCAGCCATGCCAAGCGCGCCGATCGATCCCCGTTGGCAGGCCCTTCAGCAGCTGCGGGAGAGCAGCAACAATGCTTGA
- a CDS encoding AAA family ATPase produces MLELWRDQLDLLVRAGTPLIWIRSPEEERVEALLQQAVSRLGNRRLATWNFIDGLGGVLNSEGLGARQPMVVLQWLQELEASQPTLLLLKDFHRFCDDPGIARMLRNLTSRLRERPHTLVLSTGAWTPPAELDESLTLLDLPLPRENEIQSLLQSIAQASGSSLDADVLEELTHACSGLTEARVRHVAARALAQRGALSRDDLTDVLEEKRRSLARSEVLEFCHTDADPADIGGLDALKHWLNQRHQAFSDEARSFGLPLPRGVLLVGPQGTGKSLTARAVAHSWSMPLLRLDVGRLFAGLVGASEARTRETIERAEAMAPCVLWIDEIDKGFGGDARSDGGTSQRVLATVLTWMAEKRSAVFVVATANAVDRLPAELLRKGRFDEIFLLDLPAPAERESILSLHVARRRPGLSLPLSSVVGRTEGYSGAELEQTVIEGMHLAFAERRELSESDLIRAASQLVPLSRTAREQLDALKHWASSGRARAASSTTPESFRIAPDEEA; encoded by the coding sequence ATGCTTGAACTCTGGCGCGATCAACTCGACCTGCTGGTGCGGGCCGGGACGCCACTGATCTGGATCCGCAGCCCTGAGGAGGAGCGGGTTGAGGCCCTATTGCAACAAGCTGTGAGCCGACTGGGGAACCGGCGACTCGCCACCTGGAACTTCATCGATGGCCTGGGTGGTGTTCTCAACAGCGAAGGCCTGGGGGCCCGCCAACCGATGGTGGTGCTGCAGTGGCTGCAGGAGCTCGAAGCCAGCCAACCCACCCTGCTGTTGCTGAAGGACTTTCATCGCTTCTGCGACGATCCCGGCATCGCACGAATGCTGCGCAATCTCACCAGTCGCTTGCGGGAGCGCCCCCACACGCTGGTGTTGAGCACCGGCGCCTGGACGCCCCCGGCAGAGCTGGATGAATCCCTCACCCTGCTGGATCTGCCCCTGCCCCGGGAGAACGAAATCCAGTCACTCCTGCAGTCCATTGCCCAGGCCAGCGGCAGTTCGCTCGACGCGGACGTGCTTGAAGAGCTGACCCATGCCTGCAGTGGGCTGACAGAAGCCCGGGTGCGCCACGTGGCAGCCCGGGCCCTAGCCCAAAGAGGAGCGCTCAGCCGCGACGATCTGACCGATGTCCTCGAGGAAAAACGCCGCTCCCTCGCCCGCAGCGAGGTCTTGGAGTTCTGCCATACCGATGCCGATCCCGCCGACATTGGCGGCCTCGACGCGCTCAAGCACTGGCTGAACCAACGCCACCAGGCCTTTTCTGATGAAGCCAGAAGCTTCGGTTTACCACTCCCGCGCGGGGTGCTTCTGGTGGGCCCCCAAGGCACCGGCAAATCCCTGACGGCCAGAGCGGTGGCCCACAGCTGGTCGATGCCCTTGTTGCGCCTCGATGTGGGGCGCCTGTTCGCCGGCCTGGTGGGAGCCAGCGAGGCCCGCACCCGCGAAACGATCGAACGGGCAGAAGCGATGGCGCCCTGCGTGCTCTGGATCGACGAGATCGACAAAGGCTTCGGGGGCGATGCCCGCAGTGACGGGGGCACCAGTCAGCGGGTGCTGGCCACGGTGCTCACCTGGATGGCGGAAAAGCGCTCCGCCGTGTTCGTGGTTGCGACCGCCAATGCGGTGGATCGGCTGCCGGCAGAGCTCCTGCGCAAAGGGCGTTTCGATGAAATCTTCCTGCTCGACCTGCCCGCACCAGCAGAGCGGGAAAGCATCCTGTCGTTGCATGTGGCCCGGCGCCGCCCTGGGCTCAGCCTGCCCCTCAGCTCCGTGGTGGGCCGCACGGAGGGCTATTCCGGAGCAGAGCTCGAGCAGACGGTGATTGAGGGAATGCATCTGGCCTTCGCGGAGCGCCGGGAACTGAGCGAAAGCGATCTGATTCGCGCAGCCTCCCAGCTGGTGCCGCTCTCCCGCACGGCCCGGGAACAACTGGATGCCCTCAAGCACTGGGCCAGCAGTGGGCGGGCAAGGGCCGCCAGCAGCACCACCCCCGAGAGCTTTCGTATTGCGCCAGATGAAGAAGCCTGA